ATTGCTATAAACTAGTTAGTTTATAGAACCGCACTGCGTtgcaacttaaataaaaaaaaaatgaacgtAAAAGAAAACATTCAGGTGGCAAGAAATAATAAGCACGTGCATCAATTTGCATGGAGCCCACATAATTTTTAGCTTTCCTGCTGAGAAGTTGTGGAGAGGCCTCTGCCACAGAGTGAACAAAACAATGCTCATGCACAAGCTCCTTGGTATTTATCCAATGATATCCTTTTAGGGCTTGTTGGAGTTGGACGTCTATAGAATCTGTATCTGCACCAAATTCGTTTTAAGCCAAGGACTAATTAAGATCAAAGTACGTATATGCTCTATAGTATCCATAATTATATTGTATGGAATAAGAATAAAGTATGGTACATTACACCCTATCTTTGCCATATTGAAAtacttcattaaaaaacaaactacttACCATTTATTCTATCAAATGCAGCTGTGATATACCTTTCTGACATCCTTTCTCATCTAAAGGCATCATCTCACGATCAAAGGGTCTATCTGCCTTCAAACAAGCCACTGATCTCGATGCTTCCTCCATTCATTTGCAATTGCCATCCTAGTGAAGATCAAGCAACTGTTTTCTGCTATTCACAACAAGAAATTCTTAAACCTCAGTTTCAGTGGATTAAATCCAAATAAATGAGAGAATGGTAGACTTGGAAGCTAAACCATTCATCTATAAGAGATGATACCCATCGATTTAATGGATTAAATCCAAATAAAGTTATCTAAAcctaacacaaaaaaatcttcaacaaTAAATATGATTTCTGCTAGTGAAAGGCAAACCCCCTAGCACCTGTGCTTTCTAAATGCCATCACAGCCCCATTCAAAGAACTTCCAGACAGGGGATTCTTCAGACCAATAGTATTAATAACGGAAGACAATATAGATTCAAACTGTGATATCAGAATCAATATAGATACCACCATATTTGCTTAACCCATCATAAAAAGGATAAATTGCTGAAACAATTATTCTAAACACAATAGAACCAGCACActgaatataaaacaaaaattcatctCAACTCAAGTGAAGAGATATTACGGGGGAGTTTTTTTGGTCCATTTTGAGGGGTATGTTGGgtccattttattttgattcattagCAGTTTTCCAAGtctttatgatattaatatgtaaggacttataaaaatatatatctagtTATTATAacgattttatcaatttttttcatatggaaAGAGAGGTTGAAACCCCGGACCAATGACCTCTTAGGAATCATTATGCACCCCAACCCACATGCAAGTGTGTAATTGTTGGTGGACCTcgtggtttggttttttagagtGGCTAACTGCTCACCCATGGTTGGTGTCAAGGAGTATGTCCGcgatataagaaaaaaaagggatattAACTAACACATGTTTGCAGTTCAAGAACTGTCATCAAAATCACAAGATTCTGATTGCCAAATTCTTCTCAACCAAATAAAAGtttgattaaattgaattgaatagcACCACATATTCAATGGATCAGCTAAAATAAAAGGTACTGTTtataagatcaaatttaatatagcTTAAAATTAAGCGGATCTTTTCGGTAATTAACGTaagaactttaaaaaataaaattaatatagccTAACCTGGTTAAAATATCTTGGTAAACTCAAGTAAAGCTTGgttaaatattgttgatttgtttttggaaaaaacaATGTCAATCGAAATGATGTTTAATTGCTTGTAGGTCAATGTTCTTTACTTGTCTGGTTATGTTCAAACAGAGTTGCTCTGCTCTACTTTTTTCTTGACAGCGCTGAATCAGACTTATTTTGTTGCAGAGGAATGGGTCCTGACTTTTGAGCTTTGGTTCGGAAAAGTAGGAAGCAAGCAGAACAATATCATAGACTGTACAAGGTACCCATCTTCaagattttctttattgttttgctTCATGTTTGCTCTTcagcttttcttttaatgtcACTGATAAACAATTTTGGTAAAAAGATGTCATTTTAAtccctttaaataaaaactatttcatTGATTGTATATAACTTGCAAGATAGTATAGACATTTATTACAAGCTAGTTGGGGATTGTTGgtgtaatttataaataaataaaaaaagaaatgatgtaTATTCCAAATTAGAAAGAAACACTTCCTCTTAATATTTGTAATTATGGGTTTTTATTGTGTAGTAAATTAAGTTATGTTAGAAAAACTCTTCTAGTGGgcttttctaatattattatatagatatttataatatcaaaagatgaCACCATTAAAAGGAAGGTGATTGAGTCCAGACAATATGAATCCTTTCCTCCATAAAATCTTGCTCATTTCTTGGCCTTTTCACACCCATTGAAAGGAGCTCCAATCACACAAACCAGCAATCCTTTCAAACTTTTGGTTTGGGTAAAATCAAAGATCAATATCAAACCCCAGTCCCTGCTATGAAAACAGGATAAAATCACCTGATCTCAAAAACCCAGATAGATAGATGCTTGTTTATGTTTCCATTACACAAGAACTAATTGGTTACTACTTTTGGTTTGTGTAAATTAGTTTGAATGGCCAGATATATATTACCATGATCCAGTTTGGAAGATTAGTGGAATAACATCAAATGAAGAGAAGAAATAGAGAAGCAGACGAGAAGCAGGAATTTCAGTAGAATGCTATAATCAGGTGTCCATATCAGATACATTTCAGTAGAAACTACAGCATTCTTAACCTAAGGTCAGTATCAATCCAAAATAATTGCTATAAATCGAAGAAGAAATTACTTTCCACAAGTAATAATCCTTAGCCTAGAACTCGGTAGAAATGAAAACTTCGAGTGTTTCACCTTTGGAACTCAAAATGGCATGTCATTCTCAGTGGAAACATACAACCAGGAAAAGCCATCCGCAGTAAGTAACCCCTGACCGAGACTAGACTGAAAAGTTCAATAATATAGGGACTGAATTGAAATGTTAGAAACCGTAAGGGATGGAAACAAAAGTCAACCCTCATCACCAAACCCCAAGTACATAAACTAACCCTCTCTCTTCATTTCACAACCAGCAGCCTCCTTCACCTCAcactctctcctctctctctctctctctctctctcacagtTCATCCTAGCAtcattatctctttttttaaaataaaatcaaaccaaacagaCAAATGGCAGAGGCACTTTTATCGCCAATTTTGGAGCAGTTAACCACGGTCGTTGCTCAACAGGTAATTACTTTTATACAATTTGCAATGATCTAATTAACCCTAACAtgataagaaatataaaattttaagtgtttttttttctttcataatctTATTATAGACTTTACAAATACCAACAAATACAGATccttttattccttttatatattctttGATCCGCCAAGCTTATGTTATATATAGGTTTGACGTCGAACAATTTaagattcatttttttccttcttgtatATTAGCAGAGTGCAGACAGAGATATCatcatgatgatgataaaaagaaatattattatttttaatatataggttctgaataaatattttatatataaatttataatatagcCAATCCAATTCACTGTACGTGTGAACTATGCggaaaaaagattaataaaaattatttaatctattaattaccaaaaattaaaattaaaaacttgtagTGAAATCATAGAACTGTTTCCTCTGCTTGAACTTTCTGATCTTTTCTACACCAATAGGTACAGGAAGAAGTGAATCTAGTAGGGGGTGTGCAGAAACAAGTCGACAAGCTGAAAAGCAATCTCCTTGCTATCCAATCTGTCCTTGAAGATGCAGATAGAAAACAAGTGAAGGATAAGGCTGTGAGGGATTGGGCAGACAAGCTCAAAGATGTATGCTATGATATGGATGACGTGCTAGATGAATGGAGCACTGCAATTCTTAGATGGAAAATGGAGGAAGCTGAAGAAACTACTCGCAGCCTACAGAAGATGCGATGTTCCTTCCTGGGATCTCCTTGCTTTTGTTTCAATCAAGTGGCTCGACGTCGCGACATTGCCCTCAAGATCAAAGAAGTATGTGAAAAAGTGGATGAGATTGCCAAAGAGAGAGCTATGTTTGGCTTTGAGTTGTACAGAGCCACTGATGAACTACAACGAATAACAAGTACCTCCCTTGTTGATGAATCAATCGTGCGTGGTCGAGATGATGAAAGGGAAGCCTTAGTAAGCAAGTTGCTGGGCGAAAGTAGTCAGGAAGCGCGGGACGTGGATGTCATCTCTCTAGTAGGGTTGGGTGGGATTGGAAAGACAACTCTCGCCCAACTTGCTTTTAATAATGCTGAGGTTACGGCTCATTTTGAGAAAAAGATATGGGTGTGTGTTTCAGATCCATTCGATAAGGTTAGGATAGCAAAAGCTATCCTTGAGGCGCTTCAAAGGGGTGCATCGAATTTAGTTGAATTGGAATCCCTTTTGCAAAGTGTTTCTGAATCTATTAAGGGAAAGAAGTTCCTTCTTGTCCTTGATGATGTATGGACAGAAAGTCATGGGCAATGGGAACCACTGAAACTATCTTTCAAAGGCGGTGCACCAGGAAGCAGAATTCTAGTGACCACTCGTAAACATGCTGTCGCAACAATGATGGGAACGGACCACTGGATCAACCTTGAGAGATTATCTGATGAGGTATGCATTTCAATATTCAATCAGGTGGCATTCCATAAAAGAAGCAAAGATGAGCGCGAAAGATTGACAGAAATAGGCGGCAAAATTGCAAGCAAGTGCAAGGGCTTGCCTCTAGCTGCCAAGGTATTAGGAGGTCTAATGCAGTctaaaagaacaagagaagAGTGGGAACATGTTTTATCTAGCGAACTGTGGGAGCTAGAACATGTTGAAAGAGCACTATTTCCACCTTTGCTTTTGAGTTACTACGATTTACCTTATGTGGCAAGACGATGTTTCTTGTATTGTGCCATGTTTCCAAAAGACTACGAGATGGGAAAAGACCAATTGGTGAAGATGTGGATGGCTCAAGGTTACCTTAAGGAGACTCCAAGTAGAGATATGGAGCTTGTTGGAGAGGAGTATTTTCAAGTCTTAGTAGCACGTTCTTTCTTCCAAGATTTTCAGATGGATGAGCATGAAGGTATGACATTCAAGATCCATGATATAGTGCATGATTTTGCCCAATTTCTGACAAAATATGAATGTCTAACAGTAGATGTCAATAACCTTGGAGAACAAAAAACGGAGACTACATATGAAAGGGTTCATCATTTAAGCATGAAGCTGTCAGAGGAGACCTCTTTTCCCATGTCTATTCACAAAGCCAAAGGTCTTCGCAGCCTCTTGATTGACAGTAGAGACCCTTCACTAGGAGCTGCACTAGCTGACGTATTCAAGCAGTTGACATGCATCAGGTCATTGAATTTGGCAGAGTCTTCGATCAAAGAAATGCCAAACGAGGTAGGGAAATTGATACATTTAAGACACCTCAATTTGGCAAGTAGTGTAAAGTTGCAGTCCCTGCCAGAAACCATGTGTAATTTATGCAATCTGCAATCCCTAAACGTGTCTGGGTGTTGGTCTCTCAAGGAATTACCTCTTGCGATTGGAAAGCTTACCAAGTTGAGGCATCTGAAGATTGTTTATTCAAGTGTAGCATTCATACCAAAGGGAATAGAGAGGATAACTTGTCTTCGAACATTAGATCGTTTTACTGTGTGTGGTGGTGGTGAGAATAGAAGTAAAGCTGCTAATTTAGgagaattaaaaaacttaaatcacaTTGGAGGGAGTCTCACGATATGTAATCTGAGAGATATAGAAGATGTGAGTGAAGCTGTGGAAGCACAACTTAAGAATAAGAAGCGCTTGCTTCGTTTGGAATTGCAATTCGACGGGGAGAAAACAGAGTTGCAAGCGAATGAGGATGCTTTAATTGAAGCTTTACAGCCGCCGTCAGACTTGGAAAATTTAATCATATCTGATTACGGAGGGATTTTTTTACCCAATTGGATGATGATATTAACCAGATTACAGAACCTTGTGCTCGTAAATTGTAGAAACGTCAATGTTTTGCCACCGCTGGGAAGATTGCCCAACCTCGAAAGCCTTTCTTTAACAGGGTTGAAGCTGACAAGGTTGGATGGTGGATTTTTAGGCATAGAAAATGTTGGCAATACCAATATTAATGAAGGAGAAATTGCAAGAGTCGCCGCTTTCCCCAAATTGAAAAGACTTAGCATATGGCATCTCAAAGAACTAGAGGAGTGGGATGGGATTGAAAGGAGAGTGGGAGAAGAAGATTCCACCACGACTTCAATATTCATCATGCCACAACTTGTTGAGTTTAGAATTCTCAAATGCCCATTGTTGAGAGCACTACCGGACTATGTTTTGACAGCGCCTCTACAGAAATTCTCCATAGAGTATTGCCCCAATCTAAGGAAACGTTACAATAGGGAGGAGATGGGTGAAGATGGGCACAGGATTTCTCACATcccaaacattttatttaagGAATAGTTCAGAAAGCTAACGGTTAAATTCTTGCTACCCTAATTTATTAGCGTAATTCAATTTCatacaaattttcatttttatttttaccaatcCATATTCCAGCACCTTTGCCTGGACTAGATCtgtgggttttatttttaaaaaatttatggtaTACTTGGATCATCTTTGCATATTTAGGCCAGGACTTTTTAGTAAGTCGCATTGTAATCAAGCTATCCACACCCGTCTGATgtatttaggaaaaaaaaacatttcttgcaatattttttaaaattgaattctaGATGGTACACAATGAGTCAGTGTAATTTCCATCAACACAAAACCTTGCTACCCTCTATGATGGCTAAGTGCAGATATCTTCCTCAGCAGCAGCAAGAATTTGATATGTGTTGATAAATCAGAGTAATTCTATACAGTCATCCTACTTAATAAAGTTCTGGAAATTGGCATGTTTGTTTACAATATGATACAAGTGTTGATCAATTAGCCAGGAAACAACTTTCTGGCTCTAGAGTGAGAGTAGACATCAAGCTATTGGAGAAATTCCAAAAAAGAGATGTCAACGACTCACTGAGAATCTTTTCAAAGAGAACATCTTGGTGAGCCTTTTCCATCTTGTTGGTGAAGTAGCTGTTTTGTAGTTAGAATTTATCAAGGAAAAATGATAGTGCAAGCGAAGGAAAGATTCTCTTGTCAAACTGTAAGATGAACATTCATTGAGAATCCAGAACCCAGTGCATTTTCTGCAAATTACAACAAGAAATTTAGCACCAAATTCTGGAACACCAAACAATAAAGATTATCCTTATCTGCCCAAATTGCAAACCAGAAACCTCAGTTTCATTTGTCTCAAAGACAGCAGTGAAATCGACCAAGTTTCTAACcattaaataatttcttctACTTGAAGCCTCAAATCACCCTGGCGAAAATAAAAAGTTGCACGTGGTGGGAGAGAAACATGAGAAGTCAAACAACAAGAAATCCCTTGAATGTGTTCTTCCTTTCCGGGAAACGGGTGTGTTTTTAGTACAGCTATACTCTGTTTAAAGCAAAATATAAACCATAACATGGGGAACATTCTATcacttaatattttatgtgctACAGAGGAGTAGtataaatattcaaatcattaatattaaattgatcatTCTtagtaatttatataatatttattatctgTTGTCTgtgataaaaacattattatttattgagactgattttttgatttgagctattatgtatttttgaattgatagctatttatttaattgattgtaTGACTTGAGCCTTCAAgaaatgattttgtttgttttgatttgttttttattaggttattccGATCACATGACCTGAGAATAATGcttgataggttaacctgaaTTGACTCGGATTGTTTTTTAAgtcatttctttaatttttttaaaaattttataattcaattagGTCGGTTAAGAttgacaagttaactaaggctattttgattatttttttcagttttattatttaatattgagaattaacttttataatttgttttgatttgttttttatgaagttgTTATCATCTTATAACCTGGGTCACTAATTTGGTATATTAACTCGGGTTAATCCAagtcaattcaatatattattattttaatattaaaaaaaaatcttcttaattttttttagttaaactatttttttattggttattcaGGTTATTTTTAGATCTGACAAGTAAACTATATCACATCAAGTGAATAGATCTGTcaagtaaatatttatttcactagaaaaaatattagcaacattgaacatttttatttacattaaaaaagcaCTGACATTTACTATTCACAATACATCAAAGCAACGGATAAAAGTGTGAACAATAGGCTTTTTTGAGTTTGGAGTGAGAGTAAATGTCAGTGACTCGTTGAGAATCTTTTCAAAGAGACCATCTTGGTGAGCTTTATCGTTCTCGTTTGCTGGTGCGGTAAGGTAGCTGTTTTGCAGTTCAAATTAAGGCAAAAATGAggcaaaacaaaatatcaaaaagatctgaaaaaaaaaagattgtaaattttgaaaaaaagaagataaaaaagatagtGCAAGTGAAAATGAAGGAAAGATTCTCTTGTCAAACTGTAAAATGAACATTGAGAATCCAGTACACAGTGCATTTTGAATGTGTTCCCCTAGGATGTATCTTAAATTTTACCCTAACTATTTTTTGCAATTTACACCAACAAACTTATCCCCAAGAATTAAACCCCAAACACTAAAGTTTATCATTACCCAAAGAGTAAAACATACCATATTTTTTGTTGGACCATTTCGGGTATGACTTGATTTAAGactttgataattaaattactgGGTCAACCCgcatattatcaaattaatctggttaaattaatttatcctaaataatattatttttgttttttaaaaaagaaattgagttGACCAATCTCAGATTTAATCAGTCATTatcaatattcaaaacaatttttgaaataaaactcAGCCTAGATCAAGCTTTAGATTACCAAGTCACGGGGCCTTTCACTTTTGGAACTCAAAACGACAGGTCATTTCCATATAAACATACAAATAGGAAAATGATTGATGCATTATACTTGAACCCACAGTGAAGCAATGGCTAATTCTAGACTTGCCTTTGcctttgccttttccttttccttcttacACATATTTTCTCATTGTTTCAGTGACATTCTTTGCTTGCATCAACCTTGTAGGAAATTAGCTGCTTTATACTGAAGTTCAGAATCATGCTCTAACCCCAGTCTTAAgcaaattatcttaatttgcaGTATATATTGCCTAAACTTCATTGAGAATCACTATTCTTCCTATCAATAATCCCCCATTCCTTTGTCTCTCCTTGTTCTTGACACATTCAGTAGTAAGAACAACAATGGCTGGCGCACTTGTATCCCCAATCTTGGAGCAGTTAACCACGATCGTTGCTCAACAggtactttctttttttcttttttatattcaacaGGTACTTAATTACTTTTCTACAATTTTGCAATTAACCTAACATTTATAGTTCATTATAcattgatttcattatcttgtaGAATATCTGTTAATTTGTCAGAAGCTAAATCAGTAGcttgatttatatattatcaCATTGCATGTTATcaaataacacacacacacacacaagataGCGGGTTCTTAcgattctctttctttttctttatatattttgtgcTATACAAAATATGGTTATTGTGATGGCTGGTTAGAACAAATCAATATAGTAAAATAGTAGTAAGttccttttttaataattccTTATCATATTTGAATGCATAAATaactatatttgaaataaaattagtatgataaaatgattaaaataaatatagtcaAATATTCGATTACAAACATGATTATAGAAAttctattatttcttttttattttgatcaacctcacagaatattttaaaaaatagaatatgataattattaaaagtCACCTAATAATACTGTGAAATTGCAATGTATATATTGCGCTCCACAATTATAATATCTATGAATTCTATCTTTTATCTAAAGAAAtcctttattcaaataaaatatattttaattcacGCATCTAGTAAATTTTAGTGCAATAATAGTGGCTTAGCATTACATTATTTACGagtcattttattttagagaGTTTATTatagtcattttattttattcagtcaatctatttctattatcgtttgattaaataaaaaatattttaataaacaaaaattagaaaacatgatCAAGTAAATATCTCATCTtgcgagattaaatatcttgatctatatttgtctctcgattttttcaagtttttattttttaggagttgttaataattttttatttatttattagtttacatagttctcattttatttgattatatgtgTGCATAAACTTTGTGAtttgcatttaaattttttgaactacaaaaatgtattgaaaaaaacttGCACATACAagtgtttttatgaaaaaataaaagtatttgacTTGTGGCGGAGAGCG
The genomic region above belongs to Populus alba chromosome 12, ASM523922v2, whole genome shotgun sequence and contains:
- the LOC118060642 gene encoding putative disease resistance protein RGA4 isoform X2, whose protein sequence is MAEALLSPILEQLTTVVAQQVQEEVNLVGGVQKQVDKLKSNLLAIQSVLEDADRKQVKDKAVRDWADKLKDVCYDMDDVLDEWSTAILRWKMEEAEETTRSLQKMRCSFLGSPCFCFNQVARRRDIALKIKEVCEKVDEIAKERAMFGFELYRATDELQRITSTSLVDESIVRGRDDEREALVSKLLGESSQEARDVDVISLVGLGGIGKTTLAQLAFNNAEVTAHFEKKIWVCVSDPFDKVRIAKAILEALQRGASNLVELESLLQSVSESIKGKKFLLVLDDVWTESHGQWEPLKLSFKGGAPGSRILVTTRKHAVATMMGTDHWINLERLSDEVCISIFNQVAFHKRSKDERERLTEIGGKIASKCKGLPLAAKVLGGLMQSKRTREEWEHVLSSELWELEHVERALFPPLLLSYYDLPYVARRCFLYCAMFPKDYEMGKDQLVKMWMAQGYLKETPSRDMELVGEEYFQVLVARSFFQDFQMDEHEVDVNNLGEQKTETTYERVHHLSMKLSEETSFPMSIHKAKGLRSLLIDSRDPSLGAALADVFKQLTCIRSLNLAESSIKEMPNEVGKLIHLRHLNLASSVKLQSLPETMCNLCNLQSLNVSGCWSLKELPLAIGKLTKLRHLKIVYSSVAFIPKGIERITCLRTLDRFTVCGGGENRSKAANLGELKNLNHIGGSLTICNLRDIEDVSEAVEAQLKNKKRLLRLELQFDGEKTELQANEDALIEALQPPSDLENLIISDYGGIFLPNWMMILTRLQNLVLVNCRNVNVLPPLGRLPNLESLSLTGLKLTRLDGGFLGIENVGNTNINEGEIARVAAFPKLKRLSIWHLKELEEWDGIERRVGEEDSTTTSIFIMPQLVEFRILKCPLLRALPDYVLTAPLQKFSIEYCPNLRKRYNREEMGEDGHRISHIPNILFKE
- the LOC118060642 gene encoding putative disease resistance protein RGA3 isoform X1; the encoded protein is MAEALLSPILEQLTTVVAQQVQEEVNLVGGVQKQVDKLKSNLLAIQSVLEDADRKQVKDKAVRDWADKLKDVCYDMDDVLDEWSTAILRWKMEEAEETTRSLQKMRCSFLGSPCFCFNQVARRRDIALKIKEVCEKVDEIAKERAMFGFELYRATDELQRITSTSLVDESIVRGRDDEREALVSKLLGESSQEARDVDVISLVGLGGIGKTTLAQLAFNNAEVTAHFEKKIWVCVSDPFDKVRIAKAILEALQRGASNLVELESLLQSVSESIKGKKFLLVLDDVWTESHGQWEPLKLSFKGGAPGSRILVTTRKHAVATMMGTDHWINLERLSDEVCISIFNQVAFHKRSKDERERLTEIGGKIASKCKGLPLAAKVLGGLMQSKRTREEWEHVLSSELWELEHVERALFPPLLLSYYDLPYVARRCFLYCAMFPKDYEMGKDQLVKMWMAQGYLKETPSRDMELVGEEYFQVLVARSFFQDFQMDEHEGMTFKIHDIVHDFAQFLTKYECLTVDVNNLGEQKTETTYERVHHLSMKLSEETSFPMSIHKAKGLRSLLIDSRDPSLGAALADVFKQLTCIRSLNLAESSIKEMPNEVGKLIHLRHLNLASSVKLQSLPETMCNLCNLQSLNVSGCWSLKELPLAIGKLTKLRHLKIVYSSVAFIPKGIERITCLRTLDRFTVCGGGENRSKAANLGELKNLNHIGGSLTICNLRDIEDVSEAVEAQLKNKKRLLRLELQFDGEKTELQANEDALIEALQPPSDLENLIISDYGGIFLPNWMMILTRLQNLVLVNCRNVNVLPPLGRLPNLESLSLTGLKLTRLDGGFLGIENVGNTNINEGEIARVAAFPKLKRLSIWHLKELEEWDGIERRVGEEDSTTTSIFIMPQLVEFRILKCPLLRALPDYVLTAPLQKFSIEYCPNLRKRYNREEMGEDGHRISHIPNILFKE